CCGGAGTGTGATAATGAAGTTCTAggaccctcccccctccccccaccccccacccccgccgctaCCCTAACTTCAAAGACCTAGAATACCCTAAAGTATGTGGTTTTAATGTAGAAAACGTTAAGATAATTATTTGAGGCATACTGATTCGTTctttaaatgtaaaattacatttgtgtgtgtgattatcaCCAGTtggttgtggaggtcagaggacaacttgctggagtcagttctctccttccgctcTGGGAGTctcaggcattgaactcaggttgtcagccttggcagcaggtACTTTGACTTGCTGAGCTCTCTCACAGCTCCAAGGTTAAATACTTTCTagaactgattttatttttaccttttcagtttgtttgtttgtgtttaaataTAGGGGAACACACAAAAATTTatttagcccaagctggcctcaaattcacagcagtCTGCTTTGGCTTCTCAAGTTTTATTACAGACACAAGCCAatcttttttaagtgtgtgtgtgtgacacaagccaatcttttttaagtgtgtgtgtgtgtgtgtgtgtgtgtgcctgcctgtggaggtcagaagagggcataggatcctttggagcaggaggtataggcagttgtaagctaaTGAACATGGCTGCTGGttattgaactcaagtcctctggaagatcagcaagtgctcttaactgaggagccatctctcctccacattttaaaaatagatttatgtatatgtgtgtttctgtatgccacatgtgtgggaATGCCCACAGAAGCTATATGAGTTTGTGTCAGCAACACTGGTCTATTAACATTCCTGTTGCCGGGtggcagtgggaggcagagccaagcagatctctgtgagtttgaggccagcctggtctacagagcgagacccaggacaggcgccaaaaactacacagagaaaccctctcaaaaaaaaaaaaaaaaaaaaaaaaaaaaaaaaaatcctgttataTACCCACCTCCACTCCCGAAGACTCTTAGCTATAGCCCACATGGGCTAATCCAAAAGCTGTCAACTTGTGACCAGCCTTTGGCCTCACGTGTTCTTGAGTCCTGGGCTCTGACCTCTCTGCTACTCCCCACTTCAAACTGACCTCTGATAAGTGGGGACGGTGGAGTGCTGAGGGACCCACCGAAGGGCCCTCCTGGTTGTGCTGGCTCTTCCTGCTCCCCTTTGCCAGGGCTCGGTTTCTACCCTTTCCCCGCCCCTCGAGAGCCACTTCATCCTTGGATCTCACATTTATGCCTTTCTCCACAGCTATAATTATGCCCATAATCAGCCCCTATACCAAGTATTCTGGCATGATCAACAGGGCCACACCCTACGTCTACCCAGGTGAGCAGAGacctgagctgggggaggggcaggcacaGCTGTGTAGGAGAGTCCCTGCTGCGTTTTGGATGTTCTTTGTACTTTTAAcatgttttgagtttctctctccaGATTTCTGGTCTCTGTGTTCCTCTGTCCCTGTTAGAGATATCTCCCTTATTTGgctgtctctgctgctgctgaatCTCTGGCCCTCACTCTCCTCCTTCTCACCTGGCATCCAATACTGTCTCTGAATATATAGAGACAGACTACCTCCTCTCTACAGGACCCTAGAGATCTGCTGATCTCAGTGGCTCACCCTTTTATTTCACAGTGCCTGTACGAGATAATGGGAACATGCCGGATGTGCCCAGCCACCCCCAGGACCCTCAGGGCCCAAGTCTGGAATGGCTGAAGAACCTGTGAATCCTCCTGCTGATGGAAGAGGCCCCCTTCCCTGTGCCccccaataaaaatgtgaaaaccaacCACACAGTCTTTTCCTTGGtgagtttcttttgttgttgttttgagagagggaAATCTCACTATTTATGTAGGCTAGGCCGACCTGGAACTCAAGTGTGTAGCCAGGGTGGCCTCACACTTATGGCAATCTTCTGCCTGGGCCTCCAATCCCAGAACCTGAGTGTTTCAGGGATGGGAGCAGTGGACAGTGGCCTAAACAAGTGTACATGGGGAGTCTGTTTATTGGGGAGAGAGGATTAGTCAAAGGGTGAGCTAGCTAGGGTAGGGTAGGGCAGCAGTTTGTCCGGCCCTCGAGAAACCCAACTTGAATCCAAGGCCTCATCTGCTTCAAAGCCAAAGTCTTCCTCAACCTTAATCTGGAAAGATAAGCAACAAAATGTGAGTGGATATGGAGACCTAGAAGACATACCCCGCCCCCAACACATGCACCCAATCAGCCTGTGGGCACCGGTTTCCCGGGCCAGTCACTGTCCAGCAGCTCTGCCTGACAAGTATCCCTCAACTGACGTCCTCTGTCCCCACTGTTCACACATCtagtcattttcttctttaaactctAGTCTAAATTTTCCAACTCCTCTTCCCTGGCCTACCTGACTTTAATCCCGCTGCCACTCTGCCcagccctcccccagccccagaccCCTCAAAACCCAGCCCAAGATTCTCACCACGCCTTGGCCCCAGCCCTCGGCTCCCACCTGTACTGGGGCCAGTTCTGGGGTCAACGAAGCCCCCACCCGAGGTGCCCTCCGCCTCTTCCGCCCACTGGGCCCCTcgccaggggctgggctgctggGGTCTAGGGGTGCAGGCGTCCTTTGGGGTGGGGAAAGCCCCTCTTTCTCTGGAGGCTCGTTCTCAGCATTGCCTGGGGTGGGGACATCTGTGCCTTGGCTGCCATCATCCTGGGAAGATGCACATTGGAGGCAGTTAAAGACTTAATTGGACTCCCCACTCCCCGAACctgcctggagaccagagctcACCTCCAACACGATGGTGAACTGGCTAGCCCGGTAGTCATCCCCGTACGAGTCCAGCACCCTCATGAGGAACCTGTGTGGACAGAGATGCAGGCTCTGGGGCATCGTGTCTTCTGGGGGAGGGAAGTGACATCACAAAGTCCAGATCTCCCTTTACTTTAAAGTTGTCCCAAATTAGAAAGGTTTGGAGCTCTGCAGCCTGCGGGCATAGCCTGGGAACCTGTCTGCCCCAAAGTCTGTGAAGGACAGGTTACATACTTTCCCGATCTCTAAAGAACACAGTGTGATTGTCAGCATTGGCAAACATTCAATTGGATTCCAATTTTGTTGTTGGTAATGaagactgaatccagggccttgaacatgcttCACAAGTATTGCACTGCTGAGCGAGGAGTCCCAAacttcttatttattcatttgtttttgtttttgagatagggtttctctgtggaatagccttggctgtctttgctttgtagaccaggctggcctcgaactcagtgagATTCACCTACCTATGtcccatgagtgctgggattaaaggtgtgtgccactacacctggctctgaacttttttgtttgtttgttttttgtgacagggtctcatgatctagccctggctggccttgaacttactgtgaagaataggctggccttgaagttacagagatacacctgcctctgccttccaagtgctgggattaaaggtgtgcgccaccatgcttggtctctaaacaatttttttgtttttaagacattgCCAGACTCAGCaccaaataaaacagaattacagtcaggcaggaggatcagaagaacAGGgttagtttgaggtcagcctgggcaacaggagCCCCTGACTTGGGTGGAATGTGGGGTGTGAGGAAAACTAGCTGAACAGAGGAGGGCATGGCAGAAGAACACCTCTGGCAGCAGCAGACCCTGTCACGGCACTGAAGTGCTCTGGGGTTTGAGTTCTACATAAAGCAAGCCACCCAAACCAGGCCACTCTGGCTATCATGAGGATGCTCACTCTCACTATGCCAGTGAGGGCACTGAGAGGCTGTGAGCAGAGGGAcaggctgtctgtctgtttttcaagacaaggtttctctatatagttctggctgtactgaaactcactctgtagaccaagctggccttgaactcagagatcctacctctgcctcccaagtgctgggattaaaggtgggcgccaccacCTGGTTTGTCTTCTATTTGAAGATTGTGTGCTCAGTCACCAGATTCTGATATAACAGGTCTGGGGTGAGGCTGGGAACTTGATTTTATAAGAAGACCCCCTAGTGGCAGCGTATGACAAGTGGTCCAGAGACCCTCTGGGAATGTGGCTGTGATCCAGGTAGAGAGTTTAGAGACTTCATCAGTCATACTGGATTGTTAAGGGGAGTTCATTCATTCAGCTTGGGTGGCTAATTTCATGTTTTACCTACAAAGACCAACAACCCCTATCATCAAGTCCCCTGATCCTACTGTAAAGTAAAATCTTGACTAGCCAGGGAGTGAGCATTGATAAAATTCCACCAtccagaaagaaacaaacaaaaaagcctgcAATATACAGGGAGAGCCTTTCTCTCTAGCCAAAACAaaagggccggagagatggctcagctgtcagGAACACTTGCTGCCCCATCATGAGGATCCCGGTAGCCACACCGGAGGGTTCACAAAtccctctaactccagctcccaggctcTCTTATGGTCTCCACAAGTGACCTAAATGTGTGCATAGAAACAATCACTCACAGAGATACAAAAGATTTTTagaaataaactaattaaaaacaaacacctgggcatggtggcacaagcctttaatcccagcacttgggaggcagaggcaggtggaactccaagttcgaggccacactggcctacacagagagttctaggacagtcagggctacacagaaaaatcctgccttgaaacaaaacaaaaaagaaaatgaacaagggCCGGAGGGGTGGGAGCATGCTGCtgttcctgaggacctgggttcagttcccagcactttcattgggtagctcacaaccacctgtaactccagctccattctCATACTTTTTCCTTTTACAGTACTAGAGGTTCAcccagggcctagagagatggttcagcaagagcactgactgttcttcctgaggacccaggcttgAAGCTAGTgctgcccacatggcagctcacaacatctgtaacccaggggatccaatgccctcttcctgtctccttgtccACTTCACACACGGGGTACACTGGCACACGTGCAGGCTATAGGGAAGAGGGGCAGGCTGGAGAAAcgcaccctgaccctggagcccagaactagggaaggatggctcagatcaggccagtgagagaaacacggTTTAGTTAGCTCAGATCAGAGACATCTCGGCCCcgggccaactgacttgtgaaacattgaagatacaatagaagaaatagattcatcaatcaaaggaaatgttaaatcaaAAAACTTGAAACACAAAACATCTAGAaaatctgggacacagtgaaaagaccaaacctaagaataatagaaatagaagaagaagaagaagaatcccagctcaccaggtggtggtggcgcacgcctttaatcccaacactcgggaggcagaggcaggcggatctctgtgagtctgaggccagcctggtctccaaagagagttacaggaaaggcacaaagctacacagagaaaccaaaaaaaaaaaaaaaaaaaaaaaaaaaaaaaaaagaatcccagctcaaaaactcaagagaatatatttaacaaaatcataggacAAAAATGTCCAAACATAAAGGACATTCCTATAAAGGTACAataagcttacagaacaccaaatagattggatcagaaaagaaaatccctgtgccacataataatcaaaacactaaacatacagaacaaagaaagactattaagagctgcaaaggaaaaaggctaagGAACATACAAAGGCAGAACTATTAGAATCACGCCTGACTCCTCAAATGAGaccctaaaagccagaagagcctggactgatgtcttgcagactctaagagaccatggatgccagcccagactaatatacctagcaaaactttcagtcaccagagatggagaaaacaagatattttacgacaaagtcaaatttaaaacatatctatccacaaatccagccctatagaagataccagaagaaaaactacaacccaaggaagttaactacacccatgaaaacatgggcaatagataatctcacaccagcaaaacccaaagaagggaaacacacacacacacacacacacacacacacacatacacacaccaaccacaaccactaccaacaacaacaaaagaacaggaATTAATagtcactagtcattaatatctctcaatatcaatggactcaattcgccaataaaaaaaaaaacacaggctaacataatggatatgaaaacaggatgcatccttctgctgcatacaagaaacatcttaacatcaaagatagacactgcgtcagaataaagggttggacctaagaagtaagctagtgtagctatcctaacatctaataaatagacttcaagccaaaattaaacaaaaacgatggagaaggacatttcatattcatcaaaggaaaattccaccaagataatgtctcaattctgaacatctatgccccaaatgcaagggaacccacatttgtaaaagaaacattactaaagcttaagtcacacaatgaaccccacacattaatagtgggagacttcaacacctcactctcacaatggtcatccagacagaaagaaaacagagaaataacagaactatcagacattatgactcatatGGACCTAACAGattatctacaaaacatttcacccaaacacaaaagaatataacttctcagcacctcatggaaaactgaccatatactcagccacaaagcaagtctcaacagatacaagaaaattgaaataaccccctgcatcctatcagaccaccatggattaaagctggataccaacaacaacagaaactacaggaagcctacaaactcatggaaactaaacaactctctactgagttaccaatgggtgaaggaagaaacaaagaaaaattaaagacttcctagaatttaatgaaaatgaaatgcacaacatacccaaacttgtgggaTATAATGAAAGCCATGAAAAAAGGAAggttcacagcactaagtgccttcatgaagaagttggagagatctcacactggtgacttaacagcactgaaagctctagaacaaagtCACCCTAGAGgagtagaaggcaggaaataatcaaactgcgggctgaaatcaataaaatagaaacaaagagaacaatacaaggaatcaatgaaacagagttggttctttgagagaatcaacaacacagacaaacccttatgacaatgaggaaatccaaagaatcatcaggtcatacttcaaacagGTACTCTACAAACctgggaaatctaaaagaaatggacaaatttcttgatagataccacttatcaaaattaaatcaatatcagataaataatttaaatagaactataacccccaaggaaatagaagcagtcccAACCAAGAAAAGCTCAGGGCAAgaaggtttcagtgcagaattttaccagactttcaaataagagctaataccagtactcctcaaattattccacaaagtagaaacagaagaaacattgtcaaattctttctatgaggacacagttaccctgatacccaaactacacaaagattgaacaaagaaaattacagaccaatttcctcatgaacattgatgcaaaaatactcaataaaatactggcaaaccaaatccaaaaacacaatgagaagatcatccaccaagatcgagtgggcttcatcccagagatgcaaggatggttcaacatacaaaaatctatcaatgtaatacaacatataaacaaattgaaagaaaaaagccacatgatcattttactagatgctgaaaaggccagtgacaaaatccaacaccccttcatgataaaggttctagaaaGATCGGGAATACagggaacacacctaaacataataaaggcaatttacagcaagctgacagccaacatcaaattaactggagagaaactcaaaacaattccactaaaatcggaaacaagacaaggctgtccactctttccatatctactcaatatagtactcaaagctCTAGCTAGAGCacgaagaaaacaaaaggagaatagGACAGGAAAAATTAGAAATTCAATTAGTAAATTGGAAAAGAATAAGTtaaagtattgctatttgcagatgatatgatagtatacataagcaaccccaatTCTACTAAGgaactcctacagatgataaacatCTTTATCGAAGTAGCTGgatagatacaagattaactaaaaaaaattagtagctctcttatatacaaataataaaagggctgagaaagaaattagggaaaccttcacaatagtcacaaatacaaaacatattagggtaactctaaccaagcaagtgaaaaatcTGAATTGACGAGAACTTctagtctttgaaaaaagaaattggggacaatatcagaaaatggatcagtaggattaacatagtaaaaatggccaaatgcaatccccatcaaaattccaacacaattctttacagagcttgaaagaacaatactcaattcatatggaaaaacaaaaaaccaggatagctaaataatcctgtacaataaaagaactgccagaggcatcaccatccctgatctcaagatCTACTACAGGGTTATAGTAAtaaaagacacagacataaatctacacacctatggaaagttgatttttgacaaagaagttagaaatatacaatggagaaaagaaagcatcttcaacaaatggtgcaggcataactagatgtcagcaggtagaagactgcaaatagatccatatctgtcaccatgtgcaaaactcaagtccaagtggatcaaagacctcaacataaatccagttacattgaacctgatagaaagaAAAGTGGGGAAGAGCCTTGAACACATtaacacaggagacaacttcctgaatagaacaccagtagcacagacactaagatcaacaattaataaatgggacctcctgaaactgaaaagcttccgtaaggcaaaggataacatcaataggacaaaatggcatcctatagaatgggaaaaaatcttcaccaaacccacatccaacagagggctgatctctaaaatatataaaaaactcaagaaactagaaatcaaaaaaccaaataatccaattagacAATGGGATACTGAACTAAACAGAGacttttcaacagaagaatctcaaacagtagagaaaaacttaaagaaacgTTCATCATCTTTagccatcaaagaaatgcaaatcaaaacagatCGGagattacacctgtcagaatggctaagattaaaaacacaaatgacagtctatgttggcaAGAATaaggagcaaagggaacactcctccactgttggtgggaatgcaaacttgtacaaccactgtggaaatcagtatggcgctttctcagaaaattgggaattgatctaccacaagacccagccataccactcttgggcatatacccaaggaatgcccaattataccacaaagatacatgctcaactatgttcatagtagcattatttgtaatagccagaacctggaaacaacctagatgcccttcaactgaagaatggataaagaaaacgtggtacagatacacaatggagtactactcagctatTAAGAAtgatgacatcaggaaatttgaaggcaaatagattgaactagaaaaatatcatcctgagtgatataacacagacccagaaagacaaacatggtttgtactcactcataattggATATTAGCTGcgaagtaaaggataaccatgctacaaacCACAGACCctgagaggctaggtaacaaggagggccccaGGTGGGAtgcttggatctccctgggagtgGGAAATAGAAGATATTGCTTGGGTGAACtgagggagggtggggatgggaacatgaaggataAGGTTGGGGAATGGACGGGGAACAGTGGAAAGGAGGG
The nucleotide sequence above comes from Peromyscus maniculatus bairdii isolate BWxNUB_F1_BW_parent chromosome 1, HU_Pman_BW_mat_3.1, whole genome shotgun sequence. Encoded proteins:
- the Tfpt gene encoding TCF3 fusion partner isoform X1, whose amino-acid sequence is MELEQREGTMAAVGFEEFSAPPGSELALPPLFGGHILESELETEVEFVSGGLGGSGLRERDEEEEAARGRRRRQRELNRRKYQALGRRCREIEQVNERVLNRLHQVQRITRRLQQERRFLMRVLDSYGDDYRASQFTIVLEDDGSQGTDVPTPGNAENEPPEKEGLSPPQRTPAPLDPSSPAPGEGPSGRKRRRAPRVGASLTPELAPVQVGAEGWGQGVIKVEEDFGFEADEALDSSWVSRGPDKLLPYPTLASSPFD
- the Tfpt gene encoding TCF3 fusion partner isoform X2; translated protein: MELEQREGTMAAVGFEEFSAPPGSELALPPLFGGHILESELETEVEFVSGGLGGSGLRERDEEEEAARGRRRRQRELNRRKYQALGRRCREIEQVNERVLNRLHQVQRITRRLQQERRFLMRVLDSYGDDYRASQFTIVLEDDGSQGTDVPTPGNAENEPPEKEGLSPPQRTPAPLDPSSPAPGEGPSGRKRRRAPRVGASLTPELAPVQIKVEEDFGFEADEALDSSWVSRGPDKLLPYPTLASSPFD
- the Ndufa3 gene encoding NADH dehydrogenase [ubiquinone] 1 alpha subcomplex subunit 3, which translates into the protein MAARISAFLKNAWANQPVLVVSFSIWGLAIIMPIISPYTKYSGMINRATPYVYPVPVRDNGNMPDVPSHPQDPQGPSLEWLKNL